Within Telopea speciosissima isolate NSW1024214 ecotype Mountain lineage chromosome 8, Tspe_v1, whole genome shotgun sequence, the genomic segment AGTTTGCCTTGTGGCCAACCTATTTAAGACGAAATTGGTCAATCTATTTGGACTAAAATCTGACATAATATAGAACCTTAGGAGCCTTCTTGTATACAAAATTCAGGTGCTAATGTGCTATCCAACCTTCCTCATAAAAGATATTGGGATCACATAGAAAACCCTCCCCATAATATAGAACCTTAGGAGCCTTCTTGTATACAAAATCCAGGTGATATCCAAGCTCCCTCATGAAAGATATTGGGACCACATAGAAAACCCTCCCATCCCCCTAATGAACTCTTTAGAAAATGATGGCTTATAATAATGAAAAGGATTAAGTTccttccacccatagaggatagTTCATCCACCATCCttggattcacaaacccctcctagggtttttgtatattccaaaataccctcccaataccctTTCCTTCCCTCTCCCACCCATTCACCGTGgttggagggaaactcggtcctaatgaaaaactaaaataaaattgttAATGTGATCCAACATAATACAATCTTAAGTTATTGGCTCGTTTCATCTTGAGTTTTTtagaattaatatattttattgataGAGGGAAGAAAGATTGCTACACTACCAGTGTGTCATTTCTCTCtcatacaaattttttttttttatttcttcactTGTTTTTGAAAATATGGATTCCATATGGTTGATATCTTTTTTCAGAAGACCTAAAGGTGCGGAACATAAATTCCTCCCCACACTGGCAACATGAGAAACCCTCTCCtgagaaaattaaagaagattAATATATTCACATAGTTTGGGTAAAATATGTTTATGAAAAAATATTGGCAAAAATAGAAGCAATATTGAGAGTTGAATATCGTTTACCTAACCTTTTTTTAAGATTTCCAACCTAGGTTATTCCTTTCTTAAATCAATTGGTGCTACTTTCTCTTTCACtccattcttctttggatcAGGGCCATGTCTATGGGTTTCACACAATATTTATATTAGTTGAAGCTCATAGTCTTGCTCCATGATAACTCAAGTGATCACTCGAGTACGTGTCAGGGTATGGTTCTGGAAAAAAAAGCCTCTGCAGTGCCCTAATCTGGCGGTGCACTATAGTGCGGGCCTGAGAGCTTGACACGTAGAAGATCcaacatccaatggtgctgagcctgagaaaaaagaaaagaaaaaaaaaaactgccttgcatcgagctcgcaccgttggatgaagcttctttcATATGTCGAGCTCTCAAAATCGCACTGTAGTGCACCGCCAGATGCCCACACTACAGAGGATTTTGATCTGAGATTGAAGAATAACTCAAGGAACTTGGATGAAAAATGTACACAACCTTGGAGGAAGGTTCACTTTCTACACATAGGTGGTTGTATCCCTTAGAGCAGCTGTACAAAGAACATGTTGATTAAGAAGTAATAGGAGACAAGGGGACCTTATCCAATAGAACTTTCCATAGAAATGATTTCAGCTTCGCCAGTAATGAGAATGTAAGAATCATTATCATCTCGTGTTCCCTGTCTGgtacagtggtccagttcctctcataggggacaaaaaatgacgacttaaccccttgcctgaacacactgcccgaagGAGGTTAAAACGTCATTTCctcctccctatgagaggaactggaccactgtacCGAGCAAGGAACAGGATAGGAAAAAAATTTGGGACTGTACAACATTGGTTGCTACATAGGATGTGGTATTTTTTAGAATTAATATATATGTTGATAAAATAAGGCTGCAAGCAAAGGTGAGACCCACATGTACTGAAAAGGTGAGACCCACATATACTGAACttatcatggtttgaggaatcaataCCGGATTGGCCGATTTGTATCGATATTGGTGGAGAATGGTACTGATATTTGATCGATCCCATATTGGTGGATATGTacgacaagggtaaaaatgtaaaaaagaaaaaaagaaaacagtatCAGCCGATTCGGTTCGATACCGATACCGCTTACTAAAACcctgaatattttattttgcacACCCAAGTGGTATCGGGTGTCCAAGTTCTTGAACCTTCCAGGTTTCTAATTTCCACAgcccttttctcttcctctcgtCTCCAGGAAGTAAGGAACCTGCGAGAACACTCGAATTGTCGAAACCTTCAACCTTTTATAAGTTCACACGCAAAGTTCTTATCTGTTCTTCGTTCGTTGTCACTCTCACcgagaagtagaagaggaagaaaattacGACATTCTCGCCTGAAAGATTTGTCACAGTTGCGGGATTCCATTCCGTTAATGGCAACTACATCCTCAGGCGTTAGTCTTAGTCTCTCTTCATCATCGAAGAATTGCATCAGAAGCGCCTTGTTCACTCAACCTCAGTTCTCTCTGAGTTTAAGTGTGAATCCTAAAACTCTAAATACTTTGAAACCACACAAATTGTTTAAGAGACATGATACATTTCTCACAAGAAAATTGGAGAGATCATCGGGGAGGAGTTCCCAGTTGTTCAAAATTCGATGCGAGGCTTCTAGAGATGGAAGGGTAAATGCTTATGATTTTCCTGATAGTGTTTAATGGTTCTCTTTTTGCTTCGTTGTTGATTTATTGTCAAATGTATCTGGTGAACTTTTTGCAGCTGTTGTTTGTTCGTTATTGATTTTCTGGTGCTTGCGCTTCATTTTGTTATCATTGGAGAGAAAGTTTTCCGAGTAATAATCGGTGTTAGATTTGAATTTGTACtcttttctgattttgatttggtttaatTTAGGTCATAATTTCATCACTGTAAGACGAGATTGGTCATTTGTAATGTGAAATTATTCAGCTTCACTTGATGGGATATATCTGAAATCTGGCAGTTTCACTGTGGACTCGTTTTTCTTATCCAGTTATCAACGATGAGAGGTCTTTCTCTCTATTACCTTAGGTTGTGTACATTATTTTGGATTTAAATTTCGTTAagatttctacccaaaaaaatattttcgtTAAGATTCTGGATACTTTATTGAGTTACTTGATTTAGTTTCCGGTGTTTgcgattctttttctttttcttcttactgGTTTATATTTGGACTAACTTGGATTGAGTGTTCACAACTTTTCCATGTGCCATAATTAGGCTCTCTTATTCAGTTTTACAGTATGCTTGTGAAAAATTCTGCAGCTTTGATATACTTTTTGATTATCTATTATTCAAATTCTTGTTATTGTTTTGCTCTTATTTCAGCATAGAAAACTATTATGCACGATTTAGATGCATTTGATGAGTTCATCTCCTGATGCATGTTTCTAATATTATGCCAGATTACTCAACACGAATTTACAGAGATGGCTTGGCAAGCCATTGTTTCTTCCCCAGAAGTGGCAAAAGAGAACAAACATCAGATAGTAGAGACAGAGCATTTGATGAAGGCTCTATTGGAGCAGAAAAATGGACTTGCACGTCGCATTTTCTCCAAGGCAGGAGTAGATAATACTCGCCTTCTAGAAGCTACTGACAAGTTCATTCAACGGCAACCAAAGGTAACATCCAACATTCATGGATTTTCCTGACCTTCCATAGATACATTTTCTATTTGCTTGTTGAATAATTTTATCCAAGGGCCATTGGTTGTGGATTCTGAGCTGCTTCCTGGGAATTTTAATGGGTAAAACCAATCAGCCATTGCCTTGATTGTAGGAGGTTATCTTTTtgaacctttttccttttttttttttttttttttttttttggggggggggggtgggggaagggcTGTGTTCGATATACTTTTCTCTACAGATCAATTTAACCCAAACTAGTCATGGCTTAACCTGTTAGTTAGTTCCTGTTTAAATAGGATATTACGATTTATACTTGATTCTTTTTGGGTTGGGACATATTCATTTCTTAATGTTTCTCATGACGTCCAAAATAGGTCGGGTACACCCTGGGATTGGAAAACCACCAGTATGCTTATGGCATGTTCATGGGCAACTATAAGGACTTCTCTCTTACCATGAACCTGTTCAGCTGGATAATTTCTTTTGTTGGTCCTGTTACACTTCCAattcatgataaaaaaaaagggagctGGATTCCCAAGAGAGAATTACATGGAAGAAACATTTATATCATTACCAATGGTATCAATTGGATGCCTCATACTATAAGAAcctcccagtgcatgaggctcccactactgcagggtctaggaggggcaaatctacacagccttaccccctgcttcacaggagaggctgtttccaagtttcgaaCCCACAACcgacaggttgcaatagcacaacttaacagTTGTGCCAAGGCTTGCCCACTGGATGCCTCACTATGAGCCTTACTATATCGGACACTTCATGGAACTCAATGAGAGTGGAAGAAATTGAAGCTTTGTGCATTCAAGTTGTATGCTTTTACATATCTGGGTAACATAGATTATATCTAGTAGAATTTGCCCTATGCTGTCCTTTTTTTACCATGAATATTGATATGTCAATTTTGAAATGTaattgttcccttcttttgatTATTGTTAGCCTGATCTTTCTTACTTGGATAATTTTTTAGAGGGTTCTTATTTGAACAATTTTCCAACAATTACTAGGTTCTTGGTGAATCATCTGGTTCTATGTTAGGACGTGACTTGGAAGCTCTGATTCAGCGGGCCAGGGACCACAAGAAAGAGTATGGAGATTCCTTTGTTTCGGTTGAGCATTTAATACTTGCTTATTCTCAAGATCAGCGCTTTGGGAAACAATTATTCaaggattttcaaatttctaaGCGGACCTTGACCTCTGCCATTGAGTCCATAAGGGGACGCCAAACTGTAATTGACCAAGGTGACAGTGGCCTCATTTTTTTTGCATcctatattttaaaaaattatactACTTTGAATGAGATTACTTCCATAGTAGAGGAATACTTGCATAAGCTTTTTGGCAAATTGTTCATCTTGCCTGCGTTCTTCATGATGCTCACTTTTGCTTGGGTTTTTCAAGTTAAATAGCTTCTTGCCTAGGGTTTATGTTTGGTGGAACTTCCAATTGGGACCTCAATTATGTGACCCAATTGCATATATTCCACAAGTGGAAAATGGTGGACAAATAGCTACATGAGAGAAACTTCCATCCTCCCATTTTGATGCAAGTATAGCTTGATTGTAGTACTCTAGATGTTCAGTGTAAGAGTTCTGTGTTATGGTGGTTTATTTCCACACTGGATTATGATGGTTGAGTACATTGTACTTGTCACATGATATCACTTCCTCTGTCTTTGCTACTTGTATCTTTCTAAGATAACTTTTGCTGTATCATTTAAGCTGTAATTACTACTGCATTCCTTCGCGAACGTCTACATATTGTGGCACATAAAGTTTGTTGGATTAGATGTCTGATAGAGTGGGATTGTGACAGATCCGGAGGGCAAGTATGAAGCATTAGAAAAATATGGAAAGGATTTGACAGCTATGGCGGAGGCGGGAAAGCTTGATCCAGTTATAGGAAGGGATGATGAGATACGAAGATGCATACAGATCCTATCAAGGAGAACAAAGAATAATCCAGTACTAATTGGGGAGCCTGGTGTTGGAAAAACTGCAATTTCTGAGGGGTAAGCGTTTATGTTGTTTGCTTTATGCAAAGTGAGGCTCATGCATATGATCTAGCTCTGTTTTGGCTTAGCCGAAGGGCTAGTGTAATTTCATGCTCCTCAACAAGTATTCTAATGAAATAAACTTAAGTCAAGTAGATTCGCTGgccttggaaacagaaacagaaTAACTCTGGCTTGTATCTTTTCTTAATGAAGATAAGGGATtaatttctctgtttcttcATGGGAGTTTCAACTCATGGTTCAGTCTCACTTTTCCCAAGCTTGAGAGCTCAGTAGGCTTTCATTTATTCCCCGTACACTCGTGAAAACTTTATTCAAGGAAGGTGCTTATTTTAACCTTTTGAGCAGGCTTGCCCAGCGGATAGTGCAAGGTGATGTGCCTCAAGCTTTGATGAATCGTAAGGTGTGCTTTTTCTCAAATAAACTAGTTTGGAGGATATCTTGTTCTTGTGATTACACTACTGTATTGTCTATGAGTTCTGCTGATTTAATCTGTGCTGTGCTTTCATGTTGCAGTTGATTTCCCTTGACATGGGTGCACTTATTGCTGGTGCAAAATTTCGGGGAGAATTTGAGGATAGACTGAAAGCTGTACTAAAGGAAGTGACTGAATCTGAAGGGCAGACAATACTTTTTATTGATGAGATCCACACGGTAGTTGGGGCAGGTAATTTCACCTCAAAATTGTAGATGCTTGATTGATGAAGGTTCTAGGAAGGCTGTGCATGATGTATATGGAAACAGTCTATGAACTCAATTTTTAGTTCGCATTCACATAGCCGTGCACTGTTCTTGTTTAGGTCTGAATTGACTCTAGATTTTGTGAAGGGTCAACAAGCATTTTTAATAGCTGACAACTAATAGTTGGACATGAGGTATGATGGTAATGAATCATGGAGGAATTGACATGTTCCAGACTTCTATTCCAGGTGCCACAAATGGTGCCATGGATGCAGGGAATTTGTTGAAGCCTATGCTCGGTCGTGGAGAGCTACGATGTATTGGTGCAACAACACTCGATGAATATCGTAAATATATTGAGAAAGATCCAGCCTTGGAGCGTCGGTTCCAGCAGGTTTATGTTGACCAACCTACGGTGGAAGATACAATCTCTATACTACGTGGGCTACGAGAAAGATATGAACTGCACCATGGAGTAAGAATTTCTGACAGTGCACTTGTCGAGGCTGCAATTCTTTCTGATCGTTACATTAGTGGACGCTTTTTACCTGACAAAGGTAATAAATAAATTCACAGCGTATTTGACATTCTTCATAAAATTTATCCCGAGGGTCATGATGGTTGATCTGCCTTATGTATACATGATTGTAGTCTTTATTATCTTTTATGAAAATTGTGTAATTCCACAcctgttctctttggagacaaACCACACCATACTTCCTTTATGAGTGAAATGCCATCACACACAATGCAGGTACTGGAGTCAGGACTAGGCTTGCAaccggtacggtttcggtaatacggtacggtaccaaaaataggtacccaataccgatactgtACCGTACCGTTTAGGAGTCCTATTTTCAATACCGCAACCATACCGCTACGGTACGGTATGAAAACAGTATACAAAACGGTATGCATACGGTACAAAAACAGTATAAATTTGGTTTTTATAACAAACGGTATAAAAATTATTAAGGTggagggtatttatggaaataaaaacaaaacggactaaacaaaaataattgtAGAAGATAAGGGTTTTTCTATAATTTTAATAAGAAACACCTTCTTCAACCCATGATACTGTACTGGTTGCAATAAACCAGCAAGGGTATGAATTGAAGGAACCAAGTCACCAGAGCTTTAAATGCTCTGAAATTTTGGAGTATGAATGTCAACTCCAATCCATCTGGAATGCAATAATGACCAGCCAAATTAGCAAGTGAAGAATAAGCATTCAAGGTAAAAAACTAAACCTGGCGGTAAGCACAGATCCAGGACTGGTTGAGGGTTTGGTTTTCTCAACTCTAGCagggttttgttttggggaTTTGCAGGTGAAATCGCCCAAAGGTAAGGGCTGAATGGCTGATATTCCAAGATAGGGATCTGAACTTTGAACAGTCTGAAGAGATCTCATTACTTCGAGAGTTCGAGGAGGCTCGCTGGAGTCACTGCTCAGTCAAGACTCGAGGAGGCTCTGGCCGCTATGCCGGAGTGCTGCTCTGGGTGTCGCAACGAAGCTTAGCCAGGAAGGGCGAAGCCGTAaaggggaaagggaaagggaagtgGGAAACTGGGTTACTGTGAGACTGAAAGTTGAAAGCCGAAAGTCGAAAGTTGAAACAATTGAACTGAAAGCGTGGAAGGTTACGGAATTAGGGGTTTAGGGTCTTAGGAATTAGGATTTAATTTTACAAATATACCCCCCAAtacggtacggtttcggtaccATTTCTGTATgacggtacggtttcggtacatACCGACGGTAttgtacccaataccgataccgtaccataCCGTGGTCAATACCGTTTGGCTATACCGTACTGTACCGTTTTTGTAACGGTACGGTTTGGTATGGTTTTACACGGGCAGTTTCGGTTTTGGTACacggtttcggttccaaattgacacccttagtcagGACTCATCACCAAGGGAGGTTTCTGTGGGATACCTCCAAGTGAGTGACCAATTCAAACCGTCCGATTGTTAGATTTTTTCCAGTTGTGGGTATTTATCCATATTGGATTCACCCTATAGTAAAAATAACATTTGAACCGAAAAATTAGTAAAGTGTGTAACTCCACAGAAAATACAGGAGTTTTGTAGAAAGAGGCAAAGCTAATGGAGTATGACTACAATAAAACATCATTCAACTACATTTATTGTATTCTCGATCAGTAGCATAATCCCTTTGGATAAGTTTGTTTTGGTGTAAAATATTTTATGTGATTTGTTGAAATCAACAAGACATtgtataaaaattgaaaaagggAAACATAGTGAATTTTGACATGGATGATGTTTTCCTAGGTAGTGTTGTTATCTTGAATCGTTGGTACTCTTGGCACCGTGGGTGTGGAGGACTCCACCCTCATCATATGGTTAGATTCTTTCCCTCAGTCAATCATATTCAAATGTCCTTAGGCATGTCCAActtaaaaaatccaaattggAACAAATTAGTGGGGCAGGGTCTGAGGAATGATAATAAAACATTACTGAGCCCCCATTCCCCTGGAGCTGTGGTCGTTGTGTTTTGATGTCCTGTTGCTTGCATGTGACTTTCCAAGTTCCATTGCCTTTGAGGTCATAGCCACAGTGATTGATTATGAACTTGTATGTCTAAGCATTTCAATTTTTGATTGTTGCTTTGTGGCATTAATACATCTCTTTCACTTTCAGCCATTGATCTAGTTGACGAGGCAGCTGCAAAACTGAAAATGGAAATCACATCCAAACCAACTGCCCTTGATGAGATAAATCGTTCTGTATTGAAGCTGGAGATGGAGCGGCTTTCCCTCATGAATGACACTGACAAAGCTTCAAAGGATCGGTTGAATCGCCTTGAAGCAGAACTCTCTCTCTTAAAGATAAAGCAATCAGAGCTGACAGAGCAATGGGAACACGAGAAATCAGTCATGACACGCATTCAATCAATTAAAGAAGAGGTATTTAAAGtgcttctttcctttcttaatGAATGTGGAACTGATTTGTCTTCTGCTCATGAGAAAGCAAGTTCAAGTAGTTTCAAGTCAAGGATGCC encodes:
- the LOC122671696 gene encoding chaperone protein ClpB3, chloroplastic-like, yielding MATTSSGVSLSLSSSSKNCIRSALFTQPQFSLSLSVNPKTLNTLKPHKLFKRHDTFLTRKLERSSGRSSQLFKIRCEASRDGRITQHEFTEMAWQAIVSSPEVAKENKHQIVETEHLMKALLEQKNGLARRIFSKAGVDNTRLLEATDKFIQRQPKVLGESSGSMLGRDLEALIQRARDHKKEYGDSFVSVEHLILAYSQDQRFGKQLFKDFQISKRTLTSAIESIRGRQTVIDQDPEGKYEALEKYGKDLTAMAEAGKLDPVIGRDDEIRRCIQILSRRTKNNPVLIGEPGVGKTAISEGLAQRIVQGDVPQALMNRKLISLDMGALIAGAKFRGEFEDRLKAVLKEVTESEGQTILFIDEIHTVVGAGATNGAMDAGNLLKPMLGRGELRCIGATTLDEYRKYIEKDPALERRFQQVYVDQPTVEDTISILRGLRERYELHHGVRISDSALVEAAILSDRYISGRFLPDKAIDLVDEAAAKLKMEITSKPTALDEINRSVLKLEMERLSLMNDTDKASKDRLNRLEAELSLLKIKQSELTEQWEHEKSVMTRIQSIKEEIDRVNLEIQQAEREYDLNRAAELKYGSLNSLQRQLGTAEKELDEYMNSGKSMLREEVTENDIAEIVSKWTGIPVSKLQQSEREKLLHLEEELHKRVVGQDPAVTSVAEAIQRSRAGLSDPHRPIASFMFMGPTGVGKTELAKALASYMFNTEEALVRIDMSEYMEKHAVSRLIGAPPGYVGYEEGGQLTEIVRRRPYSVILFDEIEKAHSDVFNVFLQILDDGRVTDSQGRTVSFTNTVIIMTSNVGSQYILNTDDETLSKDATYETIKERVMEAARTIFRPEFMNRVDEYIVFRPLDREQINSIVRLQLERVQKRIGDRKMKIQVTDAAVQLLGSLGYDPNYGARPVKRVIQQNVENELAKGILRGEFKDEDTILVDTEVTAFSNGQLPQQKLVFKKVDPRSDMSEAEGQKAFSQTL